The following proteins are co-located in the Streptomyces sp. NBC_00435 genome:
- the hypE gene encoding hydrogenase expression/formation protein HypE, which produces MTTSVDPTEFIVLDHGTGAKLSQDLVQLIAATLGDAYIGIMEDSAILKIEGDRIAMTTDCFVVDPPFFGNGDIGKIAVCGTVNDLAVAGARPKYLTLGMILETGFPIAKLVRVLESIRDTALEAGVQVVGGDTKVVRKGEADQIYLNTAGVGVFEREPLTMTDVRPGDKVILSGPIGNHTVHLLSIREGLGFEQRVDSDCAPLNGLVDTVLSNVAAGAVRSMRDVTRGGLTAVLHEYAGKLGRTIRVAQDDLPIQHETAMAADMLGINPLHCANEGCLALFVDPAAEAEVLAALRSLPYGKDAVTIGEISEDTEALVLLRDKEGRETQLEELLGAELPRLC; this is translated from the coding sequence ATGACCACGAGCGTGGATCCCACCGAATTCATCGTCCTCGACCACGGCACCGGCGCGAAGCTGAGCCAGGACCTGGTCCAGCTGATCGCGGCGACCCTCGGCGACGCTTACATCGGCATCATGGAGGACAGTGCGATCCTCAAGATCGAGGGCGACCGCATCGCGATGACCACCGACTGCTTCGTGGTCGACCCGCCCTTCTTCGGCAACGGGGACATCGGCAAGATCGCGGTCTGCGGCACCGTCAACGACCTGGCCGTGGCCGGCGCCCGACCCAAGTACCTCACCCTCGGGATGATCCTGGAGACCGGGTTCCCCATCGCCAAGCTGGTCCGGGTCCTGGAGTCGATCCGCGACACCGCCCTCGAGGCCGGAGTGCAGGTAGTCGGCGGCGACACCAAGGTGGTCCGCAAGGGCGAGGCCGACCAGATCTACCTCAACACCGCGGGCGTCGGCGTCTTCGAGCGCGAGCCGCTCACCATGACCGACGTGCGCCCCGGGGACAAGGTGATCCTCAGCGGCCCCATCGGCAACCACACGGTGCACCTGCTCTCCATCCGCGAGGGACTCGGGTTCGAGCAGCGCGTGGACAGCGACTGCGCACCGCTCAACGGCCTCGTCGACACGGTCCTGTCGAACGTGGCGGCCGGCGCCGTCCGCTCGATGCGCGACGTCACCCGCGGCGGCCTGACGGCCGTGCTCCACGAGTACGCAGGCAAGCTCGGCCGCACCATCCGCGTCGCCCAGGACGACCTGCCCATCCAGCACGAGACGGCGATGGCGGCCGACATGCTCGGCATCAACCCGCTCCACTGCGCCAACGAGGGCTGCCTGGCCCTCTTCGTGGACCCGGCGGCCGAGGCCGAGGTGCTGGCGGCCCTGCGCTCCCTGCCCTACGGCAAGGACGCGGTGACCATCGGAGAGATCTCCGAGGACACCGAGGCCCTGGTGCTGCTGCGCGACAAGGAAGGTCGCGAGACCCAGCTGGAGGAACTGCTCGGCGCCGAACTCCCCCGGCTCTGCTGA
- a CDS encoding cysteine hydrolase family protein has product MSKIAVLTNDLQYELVEKNPERVAAVEAATPHFTGFLDEMRSRGHHIFHLQLVNDPDDPNAERYDGHLPVQRGTHGADIIEAFLAPEDVVMEKSKDSGFYETDLHERLQALGVDTVLITGMQTQICVQTTAADAFFRGYNIWVPSDCVVSARLDDKQRALDWLEGYCATVSDSTEVIKVLDAEGGLPRKNIKTP; this is encoded by the coding sequence ATGTCCAAGATCGCCGTCCTGACCAACGACCTCCAGTACGAACTGGTCGAGAAGAACCCGGAGCGCGTCGCCGCCGTCGAGGCCGCGACCCCGCACTTCACCGGCTTCCTCGACGAGATGCGCAGCCGTGGCCACCACATCTTCCACCTCCAGCTGGTCAACGACCCGGACGACCCGAACGCCGAGCGCTACGACGGTCACCTCCCGGTCCAGCGCGGCACCCACGGCGCCGACATCATCGAGGCGTTCCTCGCCCCCGAGGACGTCGTCATGGAGAAGAGCAAGGACTCCGGTTTCTACGAGACCGACCTGCACGAGCGGCTCCAGGCCCTCGGCGTCGACACCGTCCTGATCACCGGCATGCAGACCCAGATATGCGTCCAGACCACCGCCGCCGACGCGTTCTTCCGCGGCTACAACATCTGGGTCCCCTCCGACTGCGTCGTCTCGGCCCGCCTGGACGACAAGCAGCGCGCCCTGGACTGGCTGGAGGGCTACTGCGCCACGGTGAGCGACTCCACCGAGGTCATCAAGGTCCTCGACGCCGAGGGCGGCCTGCCCCGCAAGAACATCAAGACCCCGTGA
- a CDS encoding GNAT family N-acetyltransferase — MHYSWPRELSEQDMREMIELMDAVAVKEMTLGFYEPVGLEKGLPLMRAFEADLRKGAVDLLHVRNDEGRIVGMVTLARAPLPARRHIVEMRRCVVAPDYRGQFLLEGWAEALRKVGEMGCDVITLEVRDDGPSVLWQRLGFREYGRLPDYARADGRPVTGFYMHARLADIQAHFEATGTWLHEIEADRVAVAS, encoded by the coding sequence CTCGCGAGCTGTCCGAGCAGGACATGCGCGAAATGATCGAGCTGATGGACGCCGTGGCGGTCAAGGAGATGACCCTCGGCTTCTACGAACCGGTGGGCCTGGAGAAGGGCCTGCCGCTGATGCGGGCCTTCGAGGCCGACCTGCGCAAGGGCGCCGTCGACCTCCTCCACGTCCGCAACGACGAGGGCCGCATCGTCGGGATGGTGACCCTCGCCCGGGCCCCGCTGCCCGCCCGCCGCCACATCGTCGAGATGCGGCGCTGCGTCGTCGCCCCGGACTATCGCGGGCAGTTCCTGCTCGAGGGCTGGGCCGAGGCCCTGCGCAAGGTCGGCGAGATGGGCTGCGACGTCATCACGCTCGAAGTCCGCGACGACGGCCCCTCGGTGCTGTGGCAGCGCCTGGGCTTCCGCGAGTACGGCAGGCTGCCCGACTACGCCCGCGCCGACGGCCGGCCCGTCACCGGCTTCTACATGCACGCCCGGCTCGCCGACATCCAGGCCCACTTCGAGGCCACCGGCACCTGGCTGCACGAGATCGAGGCCGACCGCGTCGCGGTCGCGAGCTGA